From a region of the Qipengyuania spongiae genome:
- a CDS encoding M50 family metallopeptidase yields MASFPGPHSQSEQVGRLIIAAALVLFLPQLPLGNYLLYPFAILTTWFHEMGHGLTALLLGWQFDRLILFPDGSGVAESYTLGEPGRLSQALVSAGGPLGPVVVGALLILASARHTLWRPALYTLAAAIALSVVIWVRSATGLIVLPLVAALIALIAWRASDGPARFALQFLGVLAGFSMFRDWHYLFTESAVIAGRPILSDTGVIEQALFLPHWVWAILLTGLSGLILGASLKYALREDGSQNMRSTSREKVKS; encoded by the coding sequence ATGGCGAGCTTCCCGGGGCCCCATTCCCAGTCGGAACAGGTCGGTCGGCTGATCATCGCAGCCGCGCTGGTCCTGTTCCTGCCCCAATTGCCGCTCGGCAATTACCTGCTCTACCCCTTCGCCATCCTCACCACCTGGTTCCACGAGATGGGCCACGGGCTGACGGCGCTGCTGCTGGGCTGGCAGTTCGATCGCCTGATCCTGTTCCCCGACGGTTCGGGCGTCGCCGAAAGCTACACGCTGGGCGAGCCGGGCCGCCTGTCGCAGGCGCTGGTGAGCGCGGGCGGGCCGCTGGGCCCCGTCGTGGTGGGCGCGCTGCTGATCCTCGCCTCGGCCCGCCACACGCTCTGGCGTCCGGCGCTCTACACGCTCGCCGCCGCGATCGCGCTCTCGGTGGTGATCTGGGTGCGTTCGGCGACCGGGCTGATCGTCCTGCCGCTGGTCGCCGCGCTGATCGCCCTCATCGCCTGGCGGGCAAGCGACGGCCCGGCCCGCTTCGCGCTCCAGTTCCTCGGCGTGCTGGCCGGGTTCAGCATGTTTCGCGACTGGCACTATCTCTTTACCGAAAGCGCGGTGATCGCGGGCCGGCCGATCCTGTCGGACACCGGAGTGATCGAGCAGGCGCTGTTCCTGCCACATTGGGTCTGGGCAATCCTCCTCACCGGCCTTTCCGGCCTGATTCTCGGCGCGAGCCTGAAATACGCGCTGCGCGAGGATGGTTCGCAG